Genomic DNA from Desulfobaccales bacterium:
TTGGGGATGATCGAGACCGTGCAAAATCCCAAATTAAGATCTGTGGCGATTGAAGTCAGCGACGAGTCAGAACCTGCCATTACCAGTTTTTTTAAAAACGCGGGGTTTATAATTGAATTCGAACGCAACTGGACAGAAGAGGGCGGGTCAGGTTTTAAAAATATCATATTCGTTAGAAAATAGAGCTTCGTAGACAGGAAACCCCAAGCCCCTCAACGTGAGGACGGGAAGGCCGCTCGTTGAAAAAATGGCGGTGCTCCTGCACAGGGCATCCTGATATGATAAAATATTACAATTTCTCTGGGAGGCGCTAATCCAGCAGGTGTTCCGGATTAAAATGCGACTGCCACAACTTAACCGAATAAAGGACAGGCATGGCCGATAAGAAATTTTTAGGCAAGATTCATGGAGAACCGTGGGACGCTTTGGCCAAAGGCCCGCGGGAGGCATTATCCACCATCTGGAACGATTATCTGGCTGAGGTCTTGCAAATCTCTCCCAAGAGCGAGCGCTACAAGATCCTGCGCCGGGAGATCGAGACGGCCGCAGGGTTTAAAGATGTTTACGAGAGCTGGAATAGCCTCCCTTCCGAGTCCCGAGCCGTTGCCTGGCGCCGATTGATGACCGCCAGCCGCAACCAGATCCTGGAGCGGGGGCAGAGCTGCGTCCGGTGCGGCGACTGCTGCGGCAAGGGCAGCCCTGCGCTGCTGGGTCCCGATCTGGGGCTCTTTAACCGGGAAGTCCTGACCTTAAACGACGTCTATACTCTACGGTCCGGGGAGAAAGCGACCACCCGGGATGGGCAGGTGACCGCGCTGAAAGAGGAACGGCTGAAGGTCCGGGAGGTTCCGGGTAGCCGCCAGTGTTGGTTTTATATGGCAGCCACTCAGACCTGCCGCATCTATGAGGATCGGCCGGAGCAGTGCCGCCGCCAGAATTGCTGGAGCGAGCCCCCAGACCCGCCTGCCCCAGAGGAGCTGTTGCAGCGCCACCACCTCCTCGCCGGCGTGCCCGAGGTGTGGGAATTGATCCAGGAACATCAAGCCCGCTGTGACTGCGCCGCCGTAGCCCGCCTGTTAGCCGATCTGGCGAGCGGTCAGGAAGAGGCCAGCGACGCCCTGTTCGAGGCCCTGCACTTCGATCACTATCTGCGGCAGTTGCTCATCGACGACTGGGAAGTCACCCCGGCGGCCACCGATCTTCTCCTGGGCCGGCCTCTGAGCGACTTTTTGGAGACTTATGGCTTGTTGGCCACTCTCACCCCGGAAGGGGTTTTTCGCCTGGAACCGCGCCAGGAGCCCGCGAATTTAATGGGGGGGGACTGAGAGCTAAAAATCCGTTGGCTTCATCCCGTGATTGTTTGGAGGTCGTCT
This window encodes:
- a CDS encoding YkgJ family cysteine cluster protein; amino-acid sequence: MADKKFLGKIHGEPWDALAKGPREALSTIWNDYLAEVLQISPKSERYKILRREIETAAGFKDVYESWNSLPSESRAVAWRRLMTASRNQILERGQSCVRCGDCCGKGSPALLGPDLGLFNREVLTLNDVYTLRSGEKATTRDGQVTALKEERLKVREVPGSRQCWFYMAATQTCRIYEDRPEQCRRQNCWSEPPDPPAPEELLQRHHLLAGVPEVWELIQEHQARCDCAAVARLLADLASGQEEASDALFEALHFDHYLRQLLIDDWEVTPAATDLLLGRPLSDFLETYGLLATLTPEGVFRLEPRQEPANLMGGD